In Candidatus Cloacimonas sp., a genomic segment contains:
- a CDS encoding zinc finger domain-containing protein has translation RTFGKIIICRQCNIDRYLPTLGLEPFSDDFTTQNLKEKMQGKKAPIKTVLLDQSIIAGLGNIYVCEILYRARINPLLPAGKLKQKDIVEIIQQTKQVLSEAILQGGTSISDYRKIDDKTGSFQNFLRVYKKKCCPLSHAIKRIKQSGRSTYYCPICQKNKS, from the coding sequence CGCACCTTTGGTAAAATAATTATCTGCCGACAATGTAACATAGATAGATATCTACCGACTTTGGGACTTGAACCTTTTAGTGATGATTTCACTACCCAAAATTTAAAAGAAAAAATGCAAGGTAAAAAAGCACCTATAAAAACGGTTTTACTGGATCAAAGCATAATAGCGGGTTTAGGAAATATTTATGTATGTGAAATTCTGTATAGAGCCAGGATAAATCCTTTGCTTCCAGCCGGTAAGCTTAAGCAAAAAGATATTGTGGAAATAATTCAACAAACCAAACAAGTTCTTTCAGAAGCAATTTTACAAGGTGGGACAAGTATCTCTGATTATCGTAAAATAGATGATAAAACAGGCAGCTTTCAGAATTTCCTAAGAGTATATAAAAAGAAGTGCTGTCCTCTATCACACGCAATAAAACGCATTAAGCAATCAGGACGCTCTACTTATTACTGTCCCATCTGTCAGAAAAATAAAAGTTGA
- a CDS encoding FprA family A-type flavoprotein, whose amino-acid sequence MKAVELKKGIYWVGAIDWDLRNFHGYLTQKGSTYNAYLIIDDKITLIDNVKSYLFEEMMARIKDIIDPSKIEVLIQNHIEMDHSGGLPEIIKLIPKAALYTNANAIKGLKRHFKEDWNFQEIKSGDSIRIGKRTLSFLTTPMVHWPDNQFTYCPEEKILFSNDGFGQHIASTERFAKDLPSGIVLDEAKKYYANIVLPYSKQVQNVLKSANNMEFSMICPSHGVIWTEENIPEIITAYTNWAFNNSDKHRALVIYDTMWKSTQKLAYTISDAFTEEGISTELLNLQTNHISDIMTKVMDAKFIAVGSPTLNSSILPTVAAFLYYLKGLSPKNRIGLAFGSYGWGGQSIPLIHNILGDVNECGFEMLEPLKVQYIPDQQELDDLKENLKQQIKTKLEE is encoded by the coding sequence GTGAAGGCAGTAGAACTTAAAAAAGGAATATACTGGGTAGGTGCCATTGACTGGGATTTGCGAAATTTCCATGGTTATTTAACTCAGAAAGGAAGCACTTACAATGCCTATCTGATTATAGATGACAAAATAACGCTTATAGACAATGTTAAAAGTTATCTCTTTGAAGAAATGATGGCGCGGATTAAAGATATAATTGACCCTTCCAAAATAGAGGTTTTAATTCAAAATCATATAGAAATGGACCATAGCGGTGGTTTACCAGAAATTATAAAGTTAATTCCGAAAGCGGCCTTATATACAAATGCCAATGCTATAAAAGGACTGAAAAGGCATTTTAAAGAGGATTGGAATTTTCAAGAAATCAAAAGCGGAGACAGCATCAGGATTGGTAAAAGGACTTTGAGCTTTTTAACCACTCCGATGGTGCATTGGCCTGATAATCAATTTACTTATTGTCCCGAAGAAAAAATATTGTTTTCCAATGATGGTTTTGGTCAGCACATTGCTTCAACGGAGCGTTTTGCCAAAGACCTTCCCTCCGGCATAGTTTTGGATGAAGCAAAAAAGTATTATGCCAATATCGTGTTACCATATTCGAAGCAGGTTCAGAATGTTCTAAAATCAGCTAATAATATGGAATTTTCTATGATATGTCCCAGCCATGGTGTTATTTGGACAGAAGAAAATATTCCCGAAATAATTACGGCATATACAAATTGGGCATTTAATAATTCAGATAAGCATCGGGCTTTGGTTATTTATGATACAATGTGGAAATCAACTCAGAAGCTTGCCTATACTATTTCCGATGCGTTTACGGAAGAAGGTATCAGTACCGAACTCTTGAATTTGCAGACCAATCATATATCTGATATTATGACCAAAGTGATGGATGCTAAATTTATTGCCGTGGGCTCGCCAACTTTGAATAGTTCCATTTTACCGACGGTAGCTGCTTTTTTATATTATTTAAAGGGTTTATCCCCCAAAAATAGAATTGGACTTGCCTTTGGCAGTTATGGTTGGGGTGGACAAAGCATACCGCTTATCCACAATATATTAGGTGATGTTAATGAATGTGGTTTTGAAATGCTTGAGCCGCTAAAAGTTCAATATATTCCAGATCAACAAGAACTGGATGATCTAAAAGAGAATTTAAAGCAACAAATTAAAACAAAATTGGAGGAATGA
- a CDS encoding ferritin, with product MISPKMQSAINEQINKEFFSEFLYRSMQAYFASQDLDGFATWMDVQCQEEHFHAMKFFNYLIDRNGKVELKAISQPAIDFDSPLQAFSEALKHEQFITESINTLMDVAIKENDHASKSFLQWYIDEQVEEESNVGKVVTRLKLIGKDPQALFILDNELGQRVYVPPVTTQ from the coding sequence ATGATCAGCCCCAAAATGCAATCGGCTATTAATGAACAGATTAACAAAGAATTTTTCTCCGAGTTTTTGTATCGGAGTATGCAGGCATATTTTGCCAGTCAAGATTTAGATGGTTTTGCCACCTGGATGGATGTTCAATGTCAGGAAGAACATTTTCATGCAATGAAATTTTTTAACTATTTGATTGATCGGAATGGCAAAGTTGAATTAAAAGCCATTTCACAACCTGCGATTGATTTTGATTCACCTCTTCAGGCATTTTCGGAAGCATTGAAACATGAACAGTTCATCACTGAGAGCATAAACACCTTAATGGATGTTGCCATCAAGGAAAATGACCATGCCAGTAAAAGTTTTTTACAATGGTATATAGATGAACAGGTTGAAGAAGAATCAAATGTAGGGAAAGTTGTAACCCGCTTAAAGTTAATCGGCAAGGATCCACAGGCACTTTTCATTCTGGATAATGAACTGGGGCAAAGAGTTTATGTTCCCCCTGTTACGACTCAATAA
- a CDS encoding diguanylate cyclase, whose product MDIIKEEDLYSRVFHSAIVAIGITDIKGNFVTVNPTWSQYLGWTQEEAKLLNIKDVTPDEDLLVSNENLAYLTNGIVNNMRKQRRYKRKDGSIFWADLHSSTLYEDGKIIGVLGIFVDIDKEINAEQVQKKMFQDMEALNLELSSANEDLQRLARYDALTGLFNRRVMEELLTKESSRAFRTKRGFGVAIADIDDFKRVNDTFGHNCGDIVLIQLANIFLQNVRMTDTVGRWGGEEFLFILTETSVEGSIIAMERIRRAVEAQIFEFHNNPIEITITIGLSFHYGDPTSKEIVNQADEAMYKGKKIGKNKVINYYNSVYATERKEE is encoded by the coding sequence ATGGATATTATTAAAGAAGAAGACCTCTATTCAAGAGTTTTTCACAGTGCGATTGTAGCAATTGGGATTACCGATATAAAAGGTAATTTTGTAACTGTAAATCCCACCTGGTCTCAGTATTTGGGCTGGACGCAAGAAGAAGCTAAGTTATTAAATATTAAGGATGTTACTCCAGATGAAGACCTGCTTGTAAGTAACGAAAATTTGGCTTATCTCACAAACGGCATTGTGAACAATATGCGTAAACAGCGTCGTTATAAAAGAAAGGACGGAAGCATATTCTGGGCTGATTTGCACAGTTCAACTCTATATGAGGATGGCAAAATTATTGGTGTGCTGGGTATATTTGTAGATATAGATAAAGAGATAAATGCAGAGCAAGTCCAGAAAAAAATGTTTCAGGATATGGAAGCTTTGAATCTGGAATTAAGCTCCGCCAATGAAGATTTACAACGATTAGCCAGATATGATGCTTTAACCGGACTTTTCAACCGCAGAGTGATGGAAGAATTGCTGACCAAAGAAAGTAGCCGCGCTTTCAGAACCAAAAGAGGTTTTGGAGTTGCCATTGCCGACATTGATGATTTTAAAAGGGTTAATGACACTTTTGGTCACAATTGCGGTGATATTGTGCTCATTCAGCTTGCCAACATTTTTTTACAAAATGTAAGAATGACGGATACAGTTGGAAGATGGGGTGGAGAAGAATTCTTGTTTATTTTAACGGAGACCTCAGTAGAAGGTTCCATCATAGCTATGGAAAGAATTCGGAGAGCCGTAGAGGCACAAATTTTTGAATTTCATAATAATCCCATAGAAATTACGATTACCATTGGGTTAAGTTTTCACTATGGGGATCCGACCAGTAAAGAGATTGTCAATCAGGCAGATGAAGCAATGTATAAAGGCAAGAAAATCGGGAAAAACAAGGTAATTAATTATTATAATAGTGTTTATGCTACGGAACGCAAAGAAGAGTGA
- the rsmD gene encoding 16S rRNA (guanine(966)-N(2))-methyltransferase RsmD, with product MRIITGIYKGHNLFLVPGTSTRPTTSFNREVIFSVYQNYEGYRVLDLFAGTGSLGLEALSRGAQWVDFVEFAPKAINTLLKNINILRCSDKCHLWQKKVAVYLNSCKECYDTIFLDPPYNKDLINPTLQLIFDKELLKEDGIIMVEHSPKEKIISAFSNNIINEKQFKNTSFSWLSR from the coding sequence ATGCGAATAATAACAGGCATATATAAAGGGCACAACCTTTTTCTGGTTCCAGGGACAAGCACCAGACCCACCACTTCTTTTAATCGGGAAGTTATTTTCAGTGTCTATCAAAACTATGAAGGATACAGAGTATTAGACCTTTTTGCGGGGACTGGTTCCTTAGGTCTGGAGGCATTATCGCGAGGAGCACAATGGGTAGATTTTGTAGAATTTGCACCTAAAGCGATTAACACGCTGCTGAAAAATATAAATATTTTGCGCTGTTCGGATAAATGTCATCTGTGGCAAAAGAAAGTAGCGGTTTACTTAAATTCCTGTAAGGAGTGTTATGATACGATATTTCTTGATCCGCCCTATAATAAAGATTTAATAAACCCCACTTTACAGCTTATTTTTGATAAGGAACTGCTAAAGGAGGATGGCATCATTATGGTGGAGCACTCTCCAAAAGAAAAAATAATCTCTGCCTTTTCCAATAATATCATCAACGAAAAACAGTTTAAAAACACCAGTTTCAGCTGGTTAAGCCGATAA
- the sppA gene encoding signal peptide peptidase SppA has product MKKAFITLTILLLLLICAYGQAQTTVNNDPVVLSEQDFSIANTDNMFAPVSNPALIGTGTYGGLGLAYLNDEKEWQNHYWIFLNSDYLSYIFERDHNENLHTLAIGSEVFPAYILPNLYAGTNYHWSEGNFDNGIFRSGITYRPHNSTSLAFTWDNPMHYSPYYRLGLAFRPFAFSDALADYRLEISIDANYARYGNDKDYELKKPVLGMQTQILDGLKIGATYNLDTEAAFVNVSLCAKFLEAGGLMHSEKHNNYGIAWAQLSDLSYKPFLGKTFPTWHKMDLSGNIVTYTAPKYKIGPVNIYDNQDKSIEDIIDEVNKAKDDPEVQGILLKNPSFSTSLALKEELVDAFRNFKSTGKKVCFYYDDISNGGYMFASTLADKIYLNPTGSVDLRGLSISSPYLKNMLSSLGIEVLNFRSHKYKNAGNMFSEEKMTDAEKEVYNFILQSLYTQILQDMEQGRGNKLVAPAAEIINAGPYLIANEALEKGLVDALIYEDQLNKQLKKDFNFTKQQKELTDYRDYSWYKPKENQIAVIYASGNIVSGKGIPGKNIAQETTVKLIRKARQNNLYKGIILRVDSGGGSAQASDIILRELELAKTINKKPIVVSMAGTAASGGYFISCNADKIVAEPSTLTGSIGVVGLIFNGTEMFHKIKVNWDTVKKGEHSDLGSLYRPWTEEEKEIVTRSIEYTYEDFVNKVDLGRPNLNSEQVHQYAQGRVWTGDQALEIGLVDELGGLDTAKNSMQELIGKKGEITLVDATTTNEGLRININLGDMGVFMPLKVYNTINEDYIKLYELWSDFSQDKALMLCPEVPETLQF; this is encoded by the coding sequence ATGAAAAAGGCATTTATCACGCTTACAATATTGTTACTTTTGCTAATATGTGCTTATGGGCAAGCACAAACTACGGTTAATAATGATCCTGTCGTATTAAGTGAACAGGATTTTTCCATCGCCAATACCGATAATATGTTTGCTCCTGTTAGCAATCCAGCTTTAATAGGAACTGGAACATACGGTGGATTAGGGCTCGCTTATTTGAATGATGAAAAAGAGTGGCAAAATCACTATTGGATATTTTTAAATTCGGATTATTTAAGCTACATCTTTGAAAGAGATCATAATGAAAATTTGCATACTCTGGCGATTGGTTCTGAAGTTTTCCCGGCATACATATTACCAAATTTGTATGCTGGAACAAATTACCACTGGTCAGAAGGCAATTTTGACAATGGTATTTTTAGAAGTGGGATAACTTACCGACCACATAATTCTACTTCTCTGGCTTTTACTTGGGACAATCCGATGCATTATTCACCTTATTATAGGTTAGGGCTTGCTTTTCGTCCTTTTGCATTTTCGGATGCCCTTGCCGATTACCGTTTAGAAATTTCTATAGATGCCAATTATGCACGCTACGGAAACGATAAGGACTACGAGCTAAAAAAGCCGGTGCTGGGTATGCAAACCCAAATTCTGGATGGTTTAAAAATAGGAGCAACCTATAATTTAGATACTGAAGCCGCTTTTGTAAATGTTAGTTTATGTGCCAAATTTTTAGAAGCAGGCGGATTAATGCACTCCGAGAAACATAATAATTATGGAATTGCTTGGGCTCAACTCTCTGATTTAAGTTACAAACCCTTTTTGGGAAAGACATTTCCTACCTGGCATAAAATGGATTTAAGCGGAAATATCGTAACCTACACTGCGCCTAAATATAAAATTGGGCCTGTGAATATATACGATAACCAGGATAAATCCATTGAAGATATAATTGATGAAGTTAATAAAGCAAAAGATGATCCTGAGGTTCAAGGAATTTTATTAAAAAATCCCAGTTTTTCTACTTCTCTGGCTTTGAAAGAAGAACTGGTGGATGCTTTTCGCAATTTCAAAAGCACTGGCAAGAAAGTTTGCTTTTATTATGATGATATTTCCAATGGTGGTTATATGTTTGCTTCCACCCTGGCGGATAAAATTTACCTGAATCCTACGGGCTCTGTTGATCTAAGGGGTTTAAGTATTTCCAGCCCTTATCTAAAAAATATGCTGTCCAGTTTAGGAATTGAAGTGCTCAATTTCCGCAGTCATAAATATAAAAATGCCGGTAATATGTTCTCGGAAGAAAAAATGACCGATGCAGAAAAAGAAGTATATAATTTTATCCTGCAATCTTTATACACTCAAATTTTACAGGATATGGAACAGGGAAGAGGAAATAAATTGGTTGCTCCCGCCGCTGAAATAATAAATGCAGGACCATATTTAATTGCTAACGAAGCATTAGAAAAGGGTTTGGTGGATGCACTCATTTATGAAGACCAGCTAAATAAGCAATTGAAAAAGGATTTTAACTTTACCAAACAGCAAAAAGAACTTACCGATTATCGTGATTATAGCTGGTATAAACCCAAAGAAAATCAAATTGCCGTTATCTATGCCAGCGGTAATATCGTTTCAGGAAAAGGAATTCCCGGTAAAAATATCGCCCAGGAAACAACCGTTAAGCTGATTCGAAAGGCACGCCAAAATAATCTGTATAAAGGTATTATTTTAAGAGTGGATAGCGGTGGTGGAAGTGCTCAAGCCAGTGACATAATTTTGAGAGAATTGGAACTTGCCAAAACCATAAATAAAAAACCCATAGTTGTTTCGATGGCTGGAACGGCTGCCAGTGGTGGTTATTTCATTTCTTGTAACGCTGATAAAATTGTTGCCGAACCTTCTACTTTAACTGGTTCCATTGGAGTTGTCGGTCTGATTTTTAATGGCACGGAAATGTTTCATAAAATCAAAGTAAATTGGGACACAGTTAAAAAAGGTGAACACTCCGATCTTGGCTCTTTGTATCGTCCCTGGACGGAAGAAGAAAAAGAAATAGTTACGCGTAGCATCGAATATACTTATGAGGACTTTGTAAATAAAGTGGATTTGGGACGCCCAAATTTAAATTCTGAACAAGTTCATCAATATGCTCAAGGTAGAGTATGGACTGGAGATCAGGCGTTGGAAATAGGACTGGTTGATGAACTGGGTGGTTTGGACACTGCCAAAAACAGTATGCAAGAACTAATTGGTAAAAAAGGGGAAATTACCCTTGTAGATGCCACAACCACGAATGAAGGATTAAGAATTAACATAAACTTAGGCGATATGGGTGTTTTTATGCCCCTGAAAGTGTATAATACTATTAATGAGGATTATATTAAACTCTATGAATTGTGGAGTGATTTCTCTCAGGATAAAGCCCTGATGTTGTGTCCTGAGGTGCCAGAAACGCTACAATTCTAA
- a CDS encoding methyltransferase domain-containing protein, whose protein sequence is MEYDPLKNRLEKVIALYPSVRKLIFHLFRLFFLRQRYVFKEINNLFENTDKIRLYDAGAGFCQYSDFILANWKNSISFATDLKTDYLKSYANYAAEKYPGRFFYKSADLQTYLPAHKYDLSLAIDILEHIEDDVSTLKNILDALKPNGYLIISTPSNLDKAAEFTSEHIRSGYNKQELENKLQQVGFRIVKSIYTYGPFGSLSWKLMLKFPMQLIQKKLFLFLPVYYLLVYPIGELFMRLDMQMKNKQGTGILLVAQKPEN, encoded by the coding sequence ATGGAATACGATCCATTAAAAAATCGTCTGGAAAAAGTAATTGCTTTATATCCGTCTGTGCGCAAACTTATCTTTCACCTTTTTCGGCTATTTTTTCTCCGTCAGCGTTATGTATTTAAGGAAATCAATAATCTTTTTGAAAATACAGACAAAATCAGATTATATGATGCAGGAGCGGGATTTTGTCAATATTCCGATTTTATTTTGGCAAATTGGAAAAATTCCATCTCTTTTGCCACAGACCTGAAAACCGATTATCTGAAATCCTACGCCAATTATGCAGCCGAAAAGTATCCGGGTAGATTTTTTTATAAAAGCGCCGATTTACAAACTTATCTACCTGCTCATAAATATGATCTATCCTTGGCAATAGATATTTTGGAGCATATAGAGGATGATGTTTCCACGCTCAAAAATATACTGGATGCTCTAAAACCTAATGGTTATTTAATTATTTCCACGCCTTCCAATCTGGATAAGGCAGCTGAATTTACTTCCGAACATATTAGATCTGGCTATAATAAACAGGAATTGGAAAATAAACTTCAGCAAGTAGGTTTCAGAATTGTTAAAAGTATCTATACTTATGGACCTTTCGGTTCCCTATCTTGGAAATTAATGTTAAAATTCCCAATGCAGCTTATCCAGAAAAAGCTATTTCTATTTTTGCCTGTTTATTATTTGCTTGTTTATCCTATTGGCGAACTTTTTATGCGTTTGGATATGCAAATGAAAAATAAACAGGGCACAGGAATTTTGCTCGTAGCACAAAAACCGGAAAATTGA
- a CDS encoding PHP domain-containing protein, protein MIVKSIDEIKRINLHLHTNVSDGSLSPEVLVKKALGIGLDLISITDHDTADAYARIPENVLPLRILPGMEISSQYQGDDVHLLAYGCDFNNKELKDMTEMYLIGRKERAKKMIAILAKMGMPISLEEVIAISGSRELIIRPHIAQVLVKHGFCHSKNEAFDKYIGNNKPAYVPKPEVSVADAVSIIHNANGFAVIAHPGKLSKVSYLADILAMNIDGLEVWHPDHYQWEIDNFIKISLENGLYMTGGSDFHSEQDKHNLLDIIPLPEVVINSIKKLWKEYQCRVKSK, encoded by the coding sequence ATGATAGTAAAAAGTATAGATGAAATTAAGCGTATTAACCTGCATTTGCATACTAATGTTTCAGATGGAAGTTTGAGCCCTGAAGTTTTAGTGAAAAAAGCTTTGGGAATAGGTCTGGATTTGATATCCATAACTGATCATGATACTGCTGATGCTTATGCTCGGATTCCGGAAAATGTTCTGCCTTTAAGAATTTTACCGGGAATGGAAATTAGCTCACAATATCAAGGGGATGATGTTCACCTTCTTGCTTATGGTTGCGATTTCAATAACAAGGAATTGAAGGATATGACAGAAATGTATCTGATCGGTCGTAAGGAAAGAGCTAAAAAGATGATTGCAATCTTGGCAAAAATGGGAATGCCGATATCTTTGGAAGAAGTGATTGCCATCTCCGGAAGCAGGGAATTAATCATCCGTCCTCATATAGCTCAAGTTCTGGTTAAACATGGTTTTTGCCATTCCAAAAATGAAGCATTTGATAAATATATTGGCAATAACAAACCTGCTTATGTACCCAAACCAGAAGTTTCCGTTGCAGATGCTGTCTCCATAATTCATAATGCAAATGGATTTGCCGTTATTGCTCATCCTGGAAAACTGAGCAAAGTATCTTATTTGGCAGATATATTAGCTATGAATATTGATGGTTTGGAGGTTTGGCATCCTGATCATTATCAGTGGGAAATTGATAATTTTATTAAAATATCTCTGGAAAATGGACTGTATATGACAGGCGGAAGCGATTTTCACAGTGAACAAGATAAACACAATTTGCTGGATATCATTCCTCTGCCGGAAGTAGTCATCAATAGTATCAAAAAACTTTGGAAGGAATATCAATGCCGCGTGAAATCAAAGTAA
- a CDS encoding PatB family C-S lyase, with product MQSKFDKIIDRHNSGCFKYDALNMLFGKSDLIPLWVADMDFAVSDAILNAFAERIKHPVFGYNLRLNDFNEAIISWEQRRFGWNIQKDWIIATPGIVPAISLTVLSLTEPGDGVLIQTPVYHPFYEAVTDHNRKLLTSPLTNENGVYSIDWMDFENKLKQAKLFILCSPHNPVGRVWTKAELSQMGNLCAKYKVPVFADEIHSDIVYPGYKHIPFASIDNFTDFCLTGLSPSKSFNIAGLATAVVVISNSEIRNKISSLNTKLHLYLGNSFGIIALIAAYNDSEGWLDELLCYLDGNRKMLTEFVNSELPGVVVSPIEGTFLAWMDFRNWGYKEDELQSAMINKAGLALEVGSDFGKEGEGFLRFNFGLPRIKMEYALNRIKSIAGNKR from the coding sequence ATGCAGAGCAAGTTTGATAAGATAATAGATCGCCATAATAGCGGTTGTTTTAAATATGATGCCTTAAATATGCTGTTCGGAAAAAGCGATCTCATTCCACTGTGGGTTGCAGATATGGATTTTGCTGTCTCCGACGCTATTCTTAATGCTTTTGCCGAACGAATCAAACATCCCGTTTTTGGTTATAACCTGCGCTTAAATGATTTCAATGAGGCAATTATATCCTGGGAACAAAGAAGATTTGGTTGGAATATCCAAAAGGACTGGATTATTGCTACCCCAGGAATCGTTCCTGCTATATCTTTAACGGTGCTTTCCTTAACTGAACCCGGTGATGGTGTCCTAATTCAAACTCCTGTTTATCATCCTTTTTATGAAGCAGTTACAGACCATAATAGAAAATTGCTCACCTCCCCTTTGACTAATGAGAATGGCGTTTACAGTATCGATTGGATGGACTTTGAAAATAAACTGAAACAAGCGAAATTGTTTATCTTATGCAGCCCTCACAATCCAGTGGGCAGAGTTTGGACAAAAGCTGAATTATCCCAAATGGGAAATTTATGTGCCAAATATAAAGTTCCTGTGTTTGCCGACGAGATTCATTCGGACATAGTTTACCCTGGCTATAAACATATCCCTTTTGCCTCTATAGACAATTTTACGGATTTTTGTCTTACTGGATTATCGCCTTCCAAAAGTTTTAATATTGCTGGATTAGCAACCGCAGTTGTTGTTATATCTAATTCAGAAATAAGAAATAAGATAAGCTCACTTAATACAAAGCTTCATCTTTATCTTGGTAACAGTTTTGGAATAATAGCTTTAATAGCTGCCTATAATGATTCAGAGGGCTGGTTGGATGAACTATTATGTTATTTAGACGGCAATCGGAAAATGCTTACTGAGTTTGTAAACAGTGAATTACCGGGTGTAGTAGTCAGCCCAATTGAGGGAACATTTTTAGCTTGGATGGATTTTAGAAACTGGGGCTATAAAGAAGATGAATTACAAAGTGCAATGATCAATAAAGCTGGTTTGGCATTGGAAGTGGGAAGTGATTTTGGCAAAGAGGGAGAGGGCTTTTTGCGATTCAATTTCGGCTTGCCCAGAATCAAAATGGAATATGCCCTAAACAGGATAAAATCGATTGCAGGGAACAAACGATAA
- a CDS encoding 2,3,4,5-tetrahydropyridine-2,6-dicarboxylate N-succinyltransferase — MEQTITELYQNPPQTYTKEHRYLFTAFIKMLNSGKIRSCEKKNGKWQVNEWVKMGILLGFRMGKLTSYNWSEKKPFFDIDTLPERIFTLKDKIRIVPGGSSVRNGCYLAAGVTIMPPAYINIGAYVDTGTLIDSHSLVGSCAQIGKNVHLSAGAMIGGVLEPVNLRPVIIEDDVFIGGNTGIYEGIIVQSKAVIASGTIITASTPVYDSVNSIFLERDCGGSFTIPKGAVVVPGSRPMKNDPNYQVYCPIIIKYRDAKTERSVELEKALRDIF, encoded by the coding sequence ATGGAACAGACAATTACTGAGCTATACCAAAATCCTCCGCAAACTTACACGAAAGAACACAGATATTTATTTACGGCGTTTATTAAGATGCTAAATAGCGGAAAAATTCGTTCTTGTGAGAAAAAGAACGGAAAGTGGCAAGTTAATGAATGGGTTAAAATGGGTATTCTTTTGGGCTTTAGAATGGGGAAGTTAACCTCCTATAATTGGAGTGAGAAGAAGCCCTTTTTTGATATAGATACACTACCGGAACGGATATTTACTCTGAAAGATAAAATCCGCATTGTTCCGGGTGGAAGTTCTGTTCGTAATGGTTGTTATCTTGCTGCTGGAGTTACTATTATGCCTCCTGCATATATAAATATCGGTGCTTATGTGGATACTGGAACTTTAATAGATTCCCATTCCTTAGTTGGTTCTTGTGCACAGATCGGAAAAAATGTGCATCTTTCTGCCGGAGCTATGATCGGAGGTGTTTTAGAACCAGTGAATTTGCGTCCCGTAATTATTGAAGATGATGTTTTTATAGGTGGAAATACTGGTATCTATGAAGGAATTATTGTTCAAAGTAAAGCAGTGATTGCTTCCGGAACAATAATAACTGCCTCAACGCCTGTTTATGACAGTGTTAACAGTATATTTTTAGAGAGGGATTGTGGGGGTAGTTTTACTATTCCTAAAGGAGCTGTTGTAGTTCCAGGTTCAAGACCTATGAAAAATGATCCTAATTATCAAGTTTACTGCCCAATAATTATTAAATATCGGGATGCTAAAACAGAGCGCAGCGTAGAACTGGAAAAAGCTCTAAGAGATATATTTTAA